The region AGCCAGCCGGTCTCTGTAGGCGGCAAGGCGATCATGTCTGCCCGACACGGCTGCCGCCACCTGGGCGCCGTAATCTCTTAGTATCTCGGGCAGGCAGCTCTTGGGCAGGATTCCCCATACAAACTTGTCGCGCAGGTGGACGAGGGCAGCTACTGCAGCGACCGTTAGCGGGTCCTGATCTATGCAGTCGAAGTTATAAGCCAGCAGGGCGGCCTGATCGGTGGTCAGAAAGTGCCCAATCTCAGCAGCTATGGTGTCTCTCCGAGAGCCGAACCGTTCGATATGGGCCAGGACAGAACACTGTCGGGCCGGCGTCAGCCCATTTTGCAAGGCGAGCGTTTGCCTGACCGCTTCGCTGACCGCGCGGCCGATTAATTCACCTGCCTTTGAGTGTTTGCCCGTATCGGTGAGGGGTTTTTCAGTGCCGAGGCGGCAGGCGACCGCGATCTGATCAGTACCTGTCCCCGTAGCTAGGCCATCGGAGTAGCAAGATGGCACGGCTAGCTCCTGTAGCACGGCAGTCTTAGCTTCCGTAGCGGTGATGACGGCCTTGACCAACGCCCCGGGTGTCACCTCGCAGCTGATCAGCAATATGGTGTTGATCGTGCCGGATGTTACAGCCTTGCTCGCGTCAAGCAGTTCAAGGCACTCGCCAGCCTCGTGGTAAGATGCCGGATCGCCAGCGCGACCGGCGTTCGTCTCAACGCCGCCGGTGCAGATGGCGATCACCTCCAGATCGCGAAAGACTTCGTGAACTATGGCTGCGTTGTTCATGTTGGCGGCTGTGCCCAGGGTGGCGCAGCTATCGGCCGGCAGCCCGTAGCGCGCGCTGATGGCACGCGCGTACTCATCAGGATCACGGACTGCAATGGCATGCATCCTAGTCGTATGGCCGTGAGGCTCACATACCTGGTGGTTGTATAGGAACATCAGATCCTCGTGCATACCGCCCCGTTTGCTCCGGCAGGTGGATAGGACCCGGTGGGGCACCAAGAAGCGGCAGATAATGATCTTGTCCTCGCGATGAACTTCAACACCGTCGTAGTACCGTGCTAACAACATGTCCAGCACCTCTTCGATGCGTCACCCCTTGTTCCATCTCGTCCCAATGCTGAAAGATCGTGTGCAAGGGGATAGCCTGCAGCACCGGCACTTCAAGCTACCCAATTTTTCACCAGCACATGGATTAGCGTCTGGTCCTCTACCTGGAAAATAGTGCACTACGATCCAGTCGGTGAGTTTGCTTTGGAGGATGATGGGCAACAGATTCATCGTGCCACTATTTGGTCCAGTTTGGTTAATGCCAGAATTGTCGGATTGGTGAACATCTGTTTAGGGGGTGTGACAAACAACACACGGCCGGCCTGCATAAAGGCCACTTGGTCAGCCCATCTCCATGCTACGTCTAGGTCATGGGTAGAGAGCACGATCGCTTTCCCTTGCCGAGCCAGCCGGTCAAAGATCGCCAACACCTGATCGCGCATCCACGGGTCAAGGCCGCTAGTCACCTCATCGGCGATGATCACCTGCGGATTCATGGCCAGCACGCCGGCCAGCGCCACGCACGTCTTTTCGCCGCCACTAAGGGCGTGGGTGGGCCGGTCGAGCAAGTGGGTGATCCCGCACAATTCAGCAGCTTCCTCTACCCGACGACGGGCGGCCTTTGCATCTAGCCCTAAGTTGAGCGGTCCGAAGCTGATGTCCTGGGCTACGCTGGCGCTGAACAGTTGCTCGTCGGGGTTCTGAAAGACGATGCCTACATGGCGGCGCAACATCAACAGCCCTCTCCGATCGTAGCTCACCGGCTTGCCGGCGAAGCGCACCTGTCCGCCGCTGGGCCGCAGGGTGCCGTTGGCATGCAACAGCAGGGTGGACTTGCCGGAGCCGTTGCTGCCGATTATTGCCATGCGCTCTCCAGCGGACACCCTCAGCGACGCGCCGGCCAGCGCCAGCTCCGTCCGGCCCGGATAACGGTAAACCAGGCTATCCAGCTCCAACAGATCCATCACAGAAACGTTCCACTGGCCGCCAACAGTGAGGCCGAGATCACCAGCGTTAACCCGACGGCACGGGCGGAGTGCTGATATTCGTTCGGCAACACTCGTAATTCGCCCGCGTAACCGCGGCTCTCTAGCGCGATCTGGAGGCGTTGGCTACGGCGATACGCTTCCAACCACAGGCGGGAGGCCAGCAGCGCCGCGCTGGCCATGCCCCGCCGGAAATTAGCGTACCCCAGCCGGTTGCTTTGCGCGATCCTCATCTGCTCCAACGTCCCCAGTAACACAAACACAAAGCGATAGATCAGAGTCGCCAGATCCACCAGTAGCGGCGGCGCATGCAGTCGCCGCGCGAGGTCTATCAGGTCCACCAGCGGCGTCGTTAGCGACAGAAAGCTCATTGCGGCCGCGCAGCCCAGTGCACGGCTGATCAACGTGGCGGCCAGCTCCAATGCTGCTGGGCTGCTAGACAGCCACAATGGCCCCAGGCGCCAGCTCCATCTGGCGTCGTCCGGGAGCACCGAGCCGAGCCCTACGCTGAGCGCCACCCCGCCTACTGCTAATGCCAGGAAGGTAGCCTCGCTGAGAAGCACGCGCAACACAGTATGGGCCGGCACGCCTGCCCAGCCGATCAACAGCCCGGCTATCCAGCCGACCGCCAGCAAGCCGACGGCCGGCCGGTTCAAGACCAGGCAGAGCAGGATAACTGCCAGCGCCAGCCCGGCTTTGTAGGCCGGGTCCAGCGTCCGGATGCGATTGCTATAGGCGTAGCGGTCGATCCAATCCATATCAACGTCCCGCCTGCCGGGACCCGCGCTTCAGGCCGAAAAAGTAGCCGATAAAGCCGGCGCCCAGTGCTGCTTGCACGGCGAAGAGCAAACTTTCGGTCTCGCTGCCCGGCGGCTCGAAGACTGGGCTGAACCATGGCTCATAATCGGGCGCGATCTCCGTGATGGCGCTCTGCGCGGCGGTGTCTGCGCCGCCGAACTCGGAGCTGCGGTGCAGGAACAGCGGGATCACTGCCAGGACGATCACGGTGGTGACAAGCAACACGGTTAGGCCGCGAGGGAAAGAGGTCGGTGTGGGTTGCATATCAAGCTCCTTTCACGCCCAGCGTCTGCAGCTCTGCTGAGGCCGATCGGAGTAGGGCATTGAAGATCAACACAGTCAGGATGCCCTCGCTAATGGCCAGTGGGATCTGGGTAACGGCGAAGATGGTCCCAAATTTGGCGAACGCGGCTATAAAGCCTCCGACTGGATCAGGATAGGCCAGGGCTAACTGAATCGAGGCGACGATATAGGTGATCAGATCAGCCAGGGCTGCGGCCAGGAAGACCACCCATCCCTGAGGTAGGCGGCCCCGCAACCCGCGCCAGATGCCGTGTGCCACCAATGGGCCGATGATCGCCATGGAGGTCGCATTGGCGCCCAAAGTGGTCAGGCCACCATGGGCGATGAGCAGCGCCTGAAAGATCAACACGATGGTGCCCAGGATGCTCATCTCCAGCGGGCCGAAGAGGATGGCGCCCAGGCCGGTGCCGGTGGGATGGCTACTGGAGCCGGTGACGCTGGGAATCTTGAGCGCGCTGAGCACGAAGGTGAACGCGCCGGCCAACCCCAGGAGCAGGCGCGTCTCGGGCTTCTCGGCCACTAGCTTACTGATACGGCGGAACCCGAACACCCAGAACGGGAGCGCAACGGCAAACCAGAACACGGCCCAGGCAGGAGGCAAGAAGCCCTCCATGATGTGCATAGCCGGGGGCGCGGCTGTGCCCGCCGCCCACACAGCGCGACCATCTACTAGGAGGAGGATGGCCAATAAGAGGAACACATGGGAGACGATGGATTTGCACAGCATGTTTACCTTCCTTACCTTCGTCAACGGTTTCGCCATCGCAGACAGGCCTGGACGAACCGCTCGGCCAACTCGGGCCTGGCGCCGAAGTGCAGATGGACATAGGACGCCAACAAGTTGCCCTCGGCATATCCTTCGGTCTGCGCAGTGGTGCCTTCCCTCGGGACAATCCGATAGGCGGCCGGCAGATGGGCCGGCCGCTCGCTCCAGATCGAATAGTGGAACTCGTGCCCGCGCACCTCCTCGCCGCGACGCAACAGTAGCGAATCGCGTTCGGCTGTCACGACGCGATAGCCCATGATCAGCTGGTCGCTAAGGGCCGTCCAGCCAGGCAGCAGCCCAACCATTGGATGACGAACGCCGGCCTGATCCGCGATCCCTTGAGTCAGGTACATCAGCCCGCCGCATTCAGCATAAATAGGCATCCCGGCCTGGCCTGCTGCGCGTAGCTCGGCTAGAAGCGCTTTGTTAGCCGCCAGGTCGGCCGCATGCAGCTCTGGGTAGCCGCCGCCTAGGTAGATACCGCGCGCGCCCGCAGGCAACGTCCGGTCGCGCAGGGGGCTGAACGGGACGATCTCAGCGCCAGCCGCCCGCAACAGGTCGAGGTTGTCCTCGTAGTAGAAGCAAAAGGCTTCATCGCGCGCCACCGCAATGCGCACGGCCGATGCTGATCCCGTCCTGCGAGCTAACGCCGCGATCTCCGATCCCTCGGCGTCCATCTCTAACGCGGGCGCAGTCCGAGCGATTGCACAGATCTGCGCCAAATCCACCTCTGCGGCCAGCACTGCGATGGCTGCCTTTAGGAAGGCGGCGACCTCCGCCTTACGTTCGACCGCTGTGTACAGGCCAAGATGCCTTTCAGGAATCGTCAGGCCGGCCGACCTAGGGATGCACCCCAACACTGGCAGACCGATGGCCGTGATGGCATCGGTTACCATCGCTGCATGCCGCGCGCCTGCTACCTGGTTACAGATCACCCCGGCAATGTTCAGGGCGGGATCGAACGCTCGGCACCCCAACGCCACAGCCGCCGCGCTGCGCGCCATTTTGCCTACATCCAACACGAGGATCACCGGCGTCGCCAGCAGCTTGGCTACCTCGGCGCTGCTGCCAGACTCGGAGCGGCCATCGAAGCCGTCGTAGAGGCCCATCACACCCTCGATTACGGCGATCTCGGCGCCGGCCACGGCCCGGGCGAAGCTGGCTCGCACCGCAGCGGCAGGCGCCATCCAGGTATCCAGGTTGCGCGAGGGCCGGCCGGTAGCCGCCGTGTGATACATCGGGTCAATGTAATCCGGCCCCACTTTGAACCCCTGGACGGTCTGCGACCGAGCTAATGCAGCCATTAAGCCGGTTGCGATGACGCTTTTGCCACTGCCACTAGCCGGCGCGGCGATCATAACGCGCGGGATTTCAATGTGCATCAGCGACCTCCGCGTCGATCCGACTGCAGGGCACGATCAACAACGACAGGTAATGAAGGTCGCGTGCCCCCGCCAGGGACCGCACATTGCGCACCACGCGGCCGGCCGGATGGGTGGCGCGTTCAACCCAGATCGCACGGTTGACCAGGCCCAGCTCTTCAAGCAGGGGCAGCAGGCGGTCGAGCTGACGATGCGACTTGAGCAGCACGACCGTGTCGAATGTCTGCAGGATTGCCCGCAGACTAGCCTCATCCTCCTCGAAGATGGCTGGGAGCACGGCTAGTCGCTGGTTGCCGTTGACCAGCGGCACGCCGGCCTGGGCCGCCGCAGCGGTGATGGCGCTCACTCCGGGCACGATCTCCACAGCTACGCCTTCCGGCATCTCCGCCAGGATGTAGAGGAAGGTGCTGTGGATGGTTGGATCCCCCTCGGTGAGGAAAGCCACGATACGGCCGGCCGCCAGGTGCGCCAGCACGGCCTTGGCCGCCTCGCAACGGTGCATCTGTCGCGTCGCCAGCTCGCGCGCCATGGGGAAGAACAGCCGCTCCACCACCTGCCCGGGCCGCAGATAAGGCTGGGCTAACTCTAGCGCATAGCTCCCGCCATTACGTTGCGCAATCGGTACGGCGATGACATCGGCCTCTTGGATTACACGCACAGCCTTTAGGGTCAATAGCTCCGGATCGCCCGGCCCGAGGCCGACGCCGTAGAGCTTGCCCGGCAACGTGAAAGCCATCATCAGTCATTGCCTCCTGTGGCTGCAGGCCGCATGGCCGAGATGATGAATACTGGGTTGGCTGGCACCAGTCGCGTCAGCTCGGCGATCGGCTCGGCGTAGGCTAGATTAACCTGCGCGATTGCAGGCGCCCACCCCAGATCTCGGAGTACAGCTTGCGCTTGTGTTAGATGCTCCAACGTCGCCAGGTTCAAAGCCAGCCGGCAGCCTGGCCGCGCGCGCTCGACCACATACTGCAGGATCTCGCGCATCAGGCCACCCGTGCCGCCGATGAAAACCGCGTCGGGCGCGGGCAGATCTGCCAGCGCTGCGGGCGCCGATCCCTGGACTACTGTGACGTTGTCAGCACCGTAGCGAGCGCAATTGACGCGTACGAAACTGAGGCATTCGGGATCGCGCTCCACCGCGTAGACGCGACCGCGCCAGGCCTGCTCTGCCATCTCAATGCTCATGGCACCGCTACCCGCACCGATGTCCCAAACTGTGTCGATGGGCGTCAGCATTAGGCGACTCAGGCTCAGCGCGCGCACGTCGCGTTTGGTGATCAGCCCGCGACGATGCGCGTAAGCATCATCGGGCCGAGGGATGCCTACCGGCTCCGGCCGCCAATCCGCGTCGCGCAGGAGCAGTAAAAGGTTGGGCGAGGCGAAATCCCGACCTGGTAAATCGGCCAGCCGCGTGTCGGTGATACGCTCGCCCGGCAGCTCCAGCCGCTCGGCCACCACGGCACGGCAATCGGCGATCCCACGTGCCAACAGCGCGGTGGCGATGGCTCCAGGCGTGTTCGTCTCGTCGGTCAAAATGGCAACTTTAGCTGCACGGCGGGCCCAACCGATCACCTCAGCCAAAGGTCGGCCATGCGCGCTGACGATGGCCGTGTCGTCCCATGGCAGGCCGATGCGGGCGAACGCCAGTTGCACCGAGCTCACCGCTGGCACGATCTCCAGCTCTGCAGCTCCAAAATGGCGCGCTAGCGTGCCCCCGATGCCATATAGGCCGGGATCGCCTGTACACAGCACGACCGCACGAGCCTCTCCGCGCGCCCGCAGCCGCTCGATCATCTCAGCGATGTTTGCGCCGAGAGCCAACTTCTCGCCAGCGCACTCAGGCCATTCGGCCAGCAGCCGGCTCCTGCCGATGAGCAGATCAGCCGCTGCAATCCGAGCTTGTAACGCTGGGTCAAGCCCTGCCCGGCCCTTACCTGTGACGCCCACGACGAGGATCTTGTGCATTGCGTTCACATCGCACCTGACCTGCGGCCCTTCCTGAAGAGACATTGCATGCAACATCTCCTCAGGAGTGGGAAGCCCCTCAAATAAGGTTTTTAGACGGCGGCAATCTTGCCGCCAAAAACTCCGACCAACTTTATTCCTCCCCCTTCCCCCCGGCGAGGCGGGGGAGAAGAGAGTTGGGGAGATGTGAGGTCCTCATCCACTCAAGGAACCTACCCCTGAAGGAGCGGCATCCTCCCTTCTCCTCGCGGGAGAGAGGACCGGGAGGCGTGTTCTGCGATTGCCAGCAGCTCCCCACCCACCGACCACAGCCACACCTCCACTGCCAACTCGCCGCCCACAAACGCGGCCGCCTGGGCCGCGGCTAGCTCCGCCAGGCGCTGCTCCAAGCCCACAATGCCTGCGCGCCGCAGGATGACCTGGACATGGTGAGCCGTGTTGCCACGTGCTACTGCGGCCACGGTCTCCTCATCCGCGCCGAGTTGGCGGGCGATTTCGGCCAGAAACGCCAGATCCACCTCCCCTTCGCTGACATGGGTCTGCATGCGTCCCTGGGCCAGCTTTGATGCCTTGCCCACCATGGTGGAGATGATCGCGCGGGTAAAGCCTAGCCGCCGCGCCTGTTTCAGTGCATAACCCACATGGTCGCCCACTTGCACGCAGGCTAGCTCCGATAACGCCGGATCACGACGACGTGCATACTCGGCGCTGCGTGTGCCGGTCGTTAACACGATCGCGGGCAGCCCGGCCTCGGCCGCCACCTTTAGCTCCGTGTAGATGCTCGCTCGGTAGGCAGCCTGCGAGTAGGGCCGGACGATGCCATCGGTGCCTAGAATGGAGATGCCGCCGACGATGCCCAGCTTGGGGTTCAGGGTCTGGCGGGCCAGCTCTTCCCCGCGCGGCACGCTGATGACCACTTTGAGGCCGCGCCGCTCGAGGGCGGATCCCGCCACAGCCTCCACTGCGCGCCGGATGATGCGCCGGCTCCCCGGGTTGATAGCCGGTTCGCCCACGGGCACAGGCAGTCCGGGTCGCGTGACGATGCCCACCCCGGCCCCGCCGACGAGCTGGATGCCAGGCGCGTCCCGCCAGCTTACCGTGGCCACGATCTCCGCGCCGTGTGTCACATCTGGGTCATCCCCTGCGTCCTTGACGACGGCGCACGTGACCTGCGTCGGCGTCGGGCCTTCAAACTCACAGCGAGCCAGCTCGAAGGTTACTCCCCGCTCGGCCGGCAGGTCAATCGTGATGTGCGTCAGCTGTTGGCCGGTGAGCAGCACGTGCGTGGCTGCCGCCGCAGCCGCCGCCGCGCAGGCGCTGGTCGTGTACCCGTGGCGCAGATTGGACCGTCGCCACGCACGCCCGGTGTTCACCGTCTTCCTTGGCCGATTGCCAAGTCCTTCCCCACTGCTCATCAATGCTCTAGCGCCAATCTCAGCAAGGCATTGACAATGGCGACCGCTACGGTCGAGCCGCCCTTGCGGCCCACCGTCGTGATGTAAGGCACGTCCCATTCCGGCCGGCCGTCGGCGAGCTGAGTCAGTTCTTCCTTCGACTCAGCCGCGTTGACGAAGCCTACTGGCACACCTACGATCAACGCTGGCCGGATTCCCTCCTCACGGATCAGGCGCAACACTTCCAACAGCGCGGCCGGCGCGTTGCCGATCGCCACGATGCCGTTTTGGATGTGTACAGCGTTGTGGCGCATAGCGGCAGCCGAACGCGTTATCCCCTCCGCCTGCGCCAGCGCGTAGACTTCAGCTGCGCGGATGTCACAGATCGTCCGGCCGCCGAGCCGGCTCAGCAGGTCGTTGGCGATTCCGGCCTGCACCATCGCCACGTCGGTCACCACAGGCGCCCCACGGCGTAAGGCCTCCAATCCGGATTCAATCGCTTGCGGGTGAAAGCGGATGATGCGGGCAAAGTCGAAGTCACCGGTGGCGTGGATGACACGCACGATGATCGCCAGCTCCGCCTCGTTGAAGGTGTGCAAGCCAAGCTCGGCCTGGATGATTCGAAAGCTCTCGCGTTCGATTTCATGCGGCAACATGATGTTCTTCGCCATCATGTGTCCGCTCCTCCATTGGTCGAAACCTCTGCATCAGCCCTAGCCAATTCGTATTTGGCGGTATAACCCCGGCGGGTGACCATCTTTCCATCGCAGATTACAGTACTGTGGTTGCCCACCACTACTAGCGTGAGCATGTCCACCTCGACAGTGGGCAGCTCGGCCAGGGTCACGATCTGGACCGACTGGTCTGGCCGAGTGGCGTTGCGCACCACGCCGACCGGTGTGTTCGGCGGCCGGTACTGCGCCAGCAGCTCGCACGTTCTTTCCCATAGTTCATGGCGCGAGCGTCCCCTAGGGTTGAAGAGGCAGATCACGAAGTCGGCCTCTATAGCCGCAGCTACGCGGCGCAGGACGGTCTCACGTGGGGTCAGGTGATCGCTGAGGCTGATGACCGCGAAGTCGTTCATCAAAGGCGCGCCGAGAACGGCGGCCACTGCGTTCAAGGCCGACACGCCCGGCACGATCTCCACCTCCACGTCCGAGACACCCCGCTCGGCCAACACCTCGTAGATCAGGCCGGCCATGCCGTAGATGCCTGGATCCCCACCGGAGATCACCGCCACACAGCAGCCAGCCAGCGCCAAGTCCACCGCGCGCTGTGCTCGTATCACCTCCTGACGCATACCGCTGGCCTCGCGCGGGGTGCAGGGCGCTAGGTGCGCAACCAGTGTCAAATAGGTGCGGTAGCCGATGATCACATCGGCGCGTTCAATGGCCGTAACCGCAGCGGGGGTCATGTGTTCAGCCGCGCCTGGACCGATCCCTACGACCAGGATCGTCCCGCTCATGGCATCGCCTCCGGAGTGGCCAGCGCCACCGCCACTGTGACGTTGGCGAAGCGGCGCTTTTCGATCAGAAGCTCCCGCGCGCCGGCAGCGATCAGCGCAGCCGGCTCAGCCACCCCCAGCACACCGAGGGCCTTCTGCGCGGCCTGGGAGGGATTGGGTAAGTTGGACATTGTCGCCAGGCGTTCACGCGACAAAAAACGAAGCGGCCACCCACGCTTGGTACAGGCAGCGCGGAGGCCGGGTTCATCGCGCTTGTCTTCCACCGTCACCACGCAGCGCACGGCGGCAGACGCGAATCCGGCCGATGCGAGGGTCTCGTCAATAGCTGCGGTGATCTCGGCAGCCGGCGTGTTGCGGTTGCAGCCCACCCCCACGACCAGACAGGGCGGCCGGTAAAGCACGATGGTCGGCAACGCTTCGAACACGGCCTCGGGCAGACGCCGCGGGGTGATGAGCAAAGCAGCCGCTGGCCGGGCTGCCAAGAGCTCAGCCAATGTGGCATAGCGCCGCAGGTTGGCCGGAGGTGGATCAGGCCACCAGATGGTCTCGCCCGCTTCCTGCCAAACCCCAACCGGATCGCCGTTCACCAACGCTGCACTGGCTGCGGTGAGGTCTTCCATGTGCTCGATCCGCCAGCCCCACGCCGCGCCCAGCAGATCGAGCGCCAATGTGCCTTGGCCGTCGCTGGCGGTGGTAATCACGGCTGTGCCGCCCAGGGCTTCCGCTACCCGGTAAGCCAGCGCGTTGGCGCCGCCCAAATGTCCGCTCAATAGGCTGACAGCATAGCGACCCATCTCGTCTATTACTACGACAGCCGGGTCGCTGTGCTTGCCGCGTAGGAAGGGGGCTAGCTCGCGTACGACGATCCCGGTGGCCATAATGCAGATCAGCGCGCTATGGGCCTGGAACGCTTCTTGTAGCACTTGGCGCACGGCAACGGCATAGGGGCGCACCCCCTCGCGATTTTTATCGTCCTCGTTTAGGAAACGATGGGGCGCGTAGAAAACTGATCCAGGCAGCGCCTCCAACAGCCGGCGGCCGATGGCTGTCCCATTGCGTGTCAGAGAGATGATGGCGGTTGTAGGAACGCGCTGAACGGGCTCCTGTGCGGTGCTGTACAAGTGCGATGTCGGCCGATTGGCCGCCTTGCTGTAGCTCAGGGCTGGGCTGACGATGATCAGCCCTTGGTGAGTGATCTCTGCCTCCTGTACTCGCTTAGTGATGTCGGCCAGCGTGCCCCGTATGATCCGCTCGTCGGGCCAGCTCACCCGAAAGACCACGGCGACAGGTGTATCAGCCGGATAACCGGCCACCTGGAGTGCGTCCACTACCTCGGCGATCATGCCAGTACTGAGGAAGATGGCCATGCTCGCGCGATGGGAGGCCAGGCTGCTGAGGGCCTCAGAGGCCGGCACAGGTGTCTTGCCCCCTAGCCGCGTTAGGATTAGGGTTTGGGTCCCCTGGGGCAATGTGTATTCGATCCCCAGCGCAGCCGCCGCGGCAAAGGCCGAGCTGACGCCTGGCACGATGGCGTAGCGCGTCCCGGCCTCGTCCAGCGCCGCCATCTGTTCAGCAATGGCCCCAAAAATGGCAGGGTCGCCGGTATGCAAGCGGGCGACGAGCTTGCCCTGGGCGGCCGCTTGGGTCATGAGCGTCACCTGTTCGGGCAGGGGCATCGAAGCGGTGTTGTATACCTCGGCATCCGGCCGGGCATAACGGAGCACGTCCGGATTGACCAGTGAGCCGGCGTAGAGGATCACATCGGCGGCCGCGATGAGCCGTTGCGCCTTCAGGGTCAACAGCTCCGGATCGCCCGGACCAGCACCGATGAAATAGACGTAACCGCCAGTTGGCGACTCAGTGGGTATGGTATTTTTCATGGCCATGATCGTGCTTGTGTGTGCCGCGCAGGTAATCAGCCGCTTGTGGCTGGCCGACTTGGCCTTCATAACCGGGCGGTGGGAACCGATACTTGCACAGATCACAGTTCATGGCAGCCCTCCCCTCTAAGGCCTCGGCCAACCGTTGACGTGCCACCTCGATCAACAGTGGATGGACGCCCAAATAGGAAGCGTGAATCAAGTGTAAGTTCAGGCTACGAGCCGTCTCTGCAGCCGAGCGGCGGATCTCTTCATCCACATCGCCAGTGAAGAGCAGATAAGGCGTGACGATCACCTGTTGTGCACCCAACAGGGCACAACGGCGCACGCCTTCAGCCACCGTTGGCCGGGCTACTGCCTGAAAGGCATATTCGACTGTGAGAAAGCGGCCAGTCGCCGAGAGGATATAAGCCACGCGTGCAACCTCGCTGTTGCTAGATGGATCGCTGCTTCCTCGGCCGACCAGGAGCACTGCACTCACCTCCGAAGCTAGCGCGGTTTGAGTTGTCGCCAAGGCTTCGTCAATGCGCTTGGCCATCAACTCAACCAGGTAAGCGTGTGGTCCCAGCGGGGTCGCCATGATAAAGCCAGTCGCTGGGAACTGCGCCCTAGCCCATCGAAGCGTTGCAGCTATATCGTTCTTATAGTGGCCGGCTGCGGACAGAAAGAGGGGTAAAATAACCACGCGCCCGCGCTTACCCACCCGCTCCGCTGCGTCTGCTAATCCAGTCATTAGATCCGGATCGGCCAGCTCCAGAAAGCAGAGGCTTACCTCCTGGCCTAGCTGCTTAGCGAGCGCATCTGTAAAGCGCTGCGCTTCTGCGATGGCAGCCGGTACTCGACTGCCATGCCCTACGGCCAGGATGACCTGACGTTCCATAGATGAAAAACCCCCTCGATCTCCTCGCCCTAGAATTCGATTCCTGCTTGTGCTCGGATTCCTTGCTCTGCTAGCGGGTGCTTCACCTCGCGCATCTCCGTCACTAAGTCGGCGAAATCGATTAGCGCCTGGGGCGCGTGGCGGCCCGTAATCACTAGGTGTAGCATCGGCGGCTTGTGCGTCCGCAGCCATTCGATCACCTCAGCCGTATCTATCCATCCGAAATGCAGGGGATATGTGAATTCATCGAGGATGATGAGGTCATACTGGCCGCTGATGATCTTCTCCTTTGCCCGTTCCCAGCCATGGATGGCCTTAGCCTGAGTCTCGTGCAGATCCTTACTGGTCCAGGTCCAGCCATCTCCCATACTGATCCATTCGATTCCGAGCTTTCTGGCCGCCTGTACCTCGCCGAAGCGGGCGTTCTCGTGCTTCAAGAACTGCATGACGCAGATGCGGAAGCCTCGCCCCCAGGCACGCAAGACGAGGCCTAGCGCTGCTGTAGTCTTGCCCTTGCCGTTGCCGGTGTGGACGATGACTAATCCCTTCTTCTCCTTCCTACGCCTCGCAACTTCTTGCCGTTCTCTTTCCGTAGACACCTCACTAGACACCTCGCTCCTCCCTTTTAGCTCCTTGCCCATCGCTCCA is a window of Anaerolineae bacterium DNA encoding:
- the cobO gene encoding cob(I)yrinic acid a,c-diamide adenosyltransferase gives rise to the protein MSTERERQEVARRRKEKKGLVIVHTGNGKGKTTAALGLVLRAWGRGFRICVMQFLKHENARFGEVQAARKLGIEWISMGDGWTWTSKDLHETQAKAIHGWERAKEKIISGQYDLIILDEFTYPLHFGWIDTAEVIEWLRTHKPPMLHLVITGRHAPQALIDFADLVTEMREVKHPLAEQGIRAQAGIEF